From Balaenoptera acutorostrata chromosome 8, mBalAcu1.1, whole genome shotgun sequence, the proteins below share one genomic window:
- the RIF1 gene encoding telomere-associated protein RIF1 isoform X3, which translates to MTAPGRSPFVPLLETLEDSSASHGEQTDAYLTLTSRMTGEDGKEIITEIEKKLPQLFRVLKTHIASPNSELSSAALQALGFCLYNPKITSGLSETNIQELLSKLNDIVKNSDKNVRTRALWVISKQTFPTEVVGKVVSSIIDSLEIVFNRGEMHSAVVDYEALNVVIRLIEQAPIQMGEESIRWAKLVIPLVVHSAQKVHLRGATALEMGMPLLLQKQQEIASITEQLMTTKLLSELQKLFMSKNETYVLKLWPLFVRLLGKTLHRSGSFINSLLQLEELGFRSGAPMIKKIAFIAWKSLIDNFALNPEILCSAKRLKLLMQPLSSIHVRTESLALTKLEVWWYLLTRLGPHLPANFEQVCVPLIQSTISIDSNASPQGSSSRVATSPALNPATPVHKGASPYGAPRMNLSSNFSGMATIPSIQVLGLEMLLHFLLGPEVLSFAKQNKLTLSLERLEHPLITSSSFFSKHANTFITAVHDSFFAIRKDASDAVVNAIWKELVSLVKSVIESGNKKERPGSEVLTLLLKSLESIVKSEVFPVLKTLVLMEITIKGLPQKVLGSPAYQVANMDILNGTPALFLIQLIFNNNLLECGVEDERFFLNLETLVDCVLSGPTSPLAFSDSVLNVINQNAKQLENKEHLWRMWSIIVTPLTELINQTNEVNQGDALEHNFSAIYCALTLPINHIFSAQKIPAATMKTLLKTWSELYRAFARCAALVATAEENLCCEELSSKIMSSLEDEGLSNLLFLDRITHIITVMVDCIDFSPYNIKYQPKIKSPQRPSDWSKKKKEPLGKLASLFKLIVRVIYPFHTLSLKEVHSDTLLAIGNSITSILSNVLGHISLPSMIRKMFATLTRPLALFYKNSKFDEVPKVYSCMNNKLEKLLGEIIACLHVSYTGTYDSELLEQISPLLCIVFSHKNKQIRKQSAQFWNATFAKVTMLIYPEELKPILKQAKQKSLLLLPGLENVEIIEESSGPYSDTTENSQLSTKISGMERTSCGKRDSFLAQTKDTKDNMKPPVKLKLESSTPKAKSEMPLEEEKSTDFVFIPPEGKETKERILTEHQKEVLKTKRCDIPAMYNNLDVSQDTLFSQYSQEESMEIPALTEKSKEDSKMIFKEEQKESDIVIPQHVTENCGMDEHLEKSSLSNNECGSIEETNPEILSSNDARKKALIVSKKTPTECASSTENTFGVSSSSVSNATISGTPSPQPTSRRQSFITLEKFDGSENRPFSPSPLNNMSSAVIVKNNQEGTAKTDNPPKAKKREVALSKSDSEKTVHGIKRSGRRSSKPEPIGNKKSKPLMRSDQEKSTRESVDGMVALENNPPGLLNQTECVLDNQVHLSESSVEYEDTMLKPTIENTILLENNTVEEKTLEINLESKENTPPAIITTDQTVTEDSHVQITPNHKTLRRSLRRRSETAEPTTDSQDKENNQKRERRKEEEKTLQRSPLHVKDDVLPKQKLISEQTVQENLIEKGNNLHEKTSGETSANAEIDENRRKPDLETTKSEGDGAQDIADKSSEKPVRGRTRYQTRRACQGLLSSIENSESDSSEAKEEGSKKKRSGKWKNKSSDNVDIEDQEEKMVKQECMKVESQTHDYKGNSEVDKDTKSQICKKEESNIVTLQDSTISSELLQVSGDVSNTYEGKSKTNKCAEHSFSNPSVPESNLRTRNANKRLHKRDSLENSVGESSKTETSDISLLSEKTLEILECQHKRSRRVRRSKGCDCCGEKSQPQEKSFIGLKSTENYDVKVSETKKTDVQTPVTISETSKADLYSEVKLSDEHHSVNFHLDLKEENDTINDSLIISETELKENTIQDFLPSEMVNFKEETCDRDSEEAISPESQEPSNKKCKTIDPCLGDSKDISLECFTLETKEEKPEAIPQKELSIIENLANVEANAELNPGEVDAMELNAENDKSEASFSEQKSVKTDISEEEVTEENSQRTDAPEELSANEAITEEFNSGIGHSDNTTPVKVSAQLEISEQIAVGELDRGSDESDPGSSGEMNAEMENCEETMIGEVTAETDRVNETEDEDLTTKASKPIEAETKRLNVEIDSFVPDTLEMSTEEGEVDSNKTETNIEPNKFEETKLDDNQMVVGNDGILPEVHHTSEKVEETPQPLTAETAVSELVSEDNNTSPQKLRDLDPLLMSANDSPSGMQTRCVWSPLASPSTSILKRGLKRPQEDEISSPVHKVRRVSFADPIYQAGLADDIDRRCSIVRCHSSHSSPIVKSIKTSPTAQSKIAEMAKESVPCPTESVYPALVNCVAPVDIILPQITSNMWARGLGQLIRAKNIKTIGDLSTLTASEIKTLPIRSPKVSNVKKALRVYHEQQVKSRGLEEIPVFDISEKTVNEMENKSISPDEERLASDLIDPVALETPLSKNLVTQISALALQLDSEDLHNYSGSQLFEMHEKLGSMANSIIKNLQSRWRSPAHENSI; encoded by the exons GAGCTACTGCTCTAGAGATGGGAATGCCGTTGTTACTTCAGAAACAACAAGAAATAGCATCTATCACAGAGCAGCTTATGACTACC AAATTACTTTCGGAACTCCAGAAGCTATTTATGAGTAAAAATGAGACTTATGTGTTAAAATTATGGCCTTTGTTTGTCAGACTTCTTGGGAAG ACCTTGCATCGAAGTGGGAGTTTCATCAATTCTCTATTACAGCTAGAAGAACTGGGATTTCGTAGTGGAGCAcccatgattaaaaaaatagcttttattgCTTGGAAGAGTTTAATAGATAATTTTGCTTTAAATCCAG aaatactatGTAGTGCAAAAAGATTGAAGTTGTTAATGCAGCCTTTGAGTTCTATCCATGTGAGAACAGAATCTCTAGCGCTGACAAAACTAGAAGTCTGGTGGTATTTATTGACGAGACTAGGACCTCATCTTCCTGCTAATTTTGAACAG GTCTGTGTGCCTCTGATTCAAAGCACAATAAGCATTGATTCTAATGCTTCACCTCAAGGCAGTTCATCTCGTGTAGCTACTTCTCCAGCTTTAAATCCTGCGACCCCTGTACACAAAG gtGCTTCTCCATATGGAGCTCCCCGGATGAACTTGAGTTCAAATTTTAGTGGAATGGCCACAATCCCCTCTATACAAGTTTTGGGGCTTGAAATGTTGCTTCATTTTTTGTTGGGTCCAGAAGTCTTGAGTTTTGCTAAGCAAAACAAACTTACGCTGAGCTTAg agcGACTTGAACATCCGTTAATCaccagctcttcttttttttccaaacatgcAAATACATTTATCACTGCTGTTCATGATAGCTTCTTTGCAATTAGAAAAGATGCTTCTG ATGCAGTTGTCAATGCTATTTGGAAGGAGCTAGTTAGCTTGGTGAAGTCAGTTATTGAATCTG GTAACAAAAAAGAGAGACCAGGTTCTGAAGTTTTGACTCTTCTATTAAAATCTTTGGAAAGCATAGTGAAGTCAGAAGTATTTCCTGTATTGAAAACACTG GTTCTCATGGAAATTACAATTAAAGGACTTCCTCAGAAAGTATTAGGTTCTCCAGCATATCAGGTTGCTAATATGGATATTCTTAAT GGAACTCCTGCTTTGTTCTTAATTCAGTTAATTTTCAATAATAATCTATTGGAATGTGGTGTAGAAGATGAAAG gtTTTTTCTCAACCTGGAAACACTTGTAGACTGTGTTCTTTCTGGTCCAACTTCACCACTAGCTTTCAGTGACTCTGTCTTAAATGTTATTAATCAAAATGCAAAGCAGTTGGAAAACAAGGAGCATCTTTGGAGAATGTGGAGTATTATAGTCACCCCATTAACTGAATTGATAAATCAG acCAATGAAGTCAATCAAGGTGATGCCTTAGAACATAATTTTAGTGCCATCTATTGTGCACTGACTTTACCAATAAACCATATTTTTTCAGCACAAAAAATTCCAGCG GCCACCATGAAGACCTTACTTAAAACTTGGTCAGAATTATATAGAGCATTTGCTCGCTGTGCAGCTTTGGTGGCAACTGCAGAGGAGAATTTGTGCTGTGAGGAACTTTCTTCCAAGATAATGTCCAGTTTGGAAGATGAAGGCCTTTCA AATTTATTGTTCTTGGATAGGATCACTCATATTATTACTGTAATGGTTGATTGCATCGACTTTTCACCATATAATATTAAGTATCAGCCCAAAATTAAAT CACCACAGAGACCTTCGGATTGGTCCAAAAAGAAGAAGGAGCCCTTGGGGAAATTGGCTTCTTTATTTAAACTTATTGTGAGAGTGATCTATCCTTTCCACACTCTGAGCCTCAAGGAAGTACATTCTGATACTCTCCTCGCTATTGGCAACTCAATCACCAGCATTCTTTCCAATGTACTTGGACATATTTCTTTGCCTTCTATGATCCGAAAAATGTTTGCAACTTTAACAAGACCTCTGGCATTATTTTACAAAAACTCAAA GTTTGATGAAGTTCCTAAAGTGTATAGTTGTATGAACAACAAG ttaGAAAAGCTACTAGGAGAAATTATTGCTTGTCTACACGTCAGCTACACTGGGACTTACGACAGTGAACTTCTTGAACAGATCTCGCCATTATTATGCATAGTATTTTCACACAAGAATAAACAGATTAGAAAACAAAGTGCTCAGTTCTGGAATGCCACATTTGCTAAAGTGACGATGTTGATTTATCCTGAGGAGTTAAA aCCAATACTAAAACAAGCCAAACAAAAATCTCTGCTTCTGTTGCCTGGTTTGGAAAATGTTGAAATTATTGAGGAATCCAGTGGACCATACTCAGATACA acagaaaattCACAGTTAAGTACGAAGATAAGTGGCATGGAAAGAACCTCATGTGGAAAAAGAGATTCTTTTTTGGCACAAACAAAGGATACAAAAGACAATATGAAACCACCAGTTAAA TTGAAACTAGAGTCTTCAACTCCAAAAGCAAAGAGTGAAATGCCTTTGGAAGAGGAAAAGTCTACTGACTTTGTGTTTATAcctccagaaggaaaagaaacaaaggaaagaatacTAACTGAACACCAGAAAGAAGTACTCAAAACGAAGAG gTGTGATATTCCTGCCATGTATAATAATCTGGATGTTTCACAAGATACTTTATTTTCTCAGTATAGTCAGGAAGAGTCTAT GGAAATTCCTGCTTTAACGGAAAAATCCAAGGAAGATTCCAagatgatatttaag GAGGAACAAAAGGAGAGTGACATTGTCATTCCTCAACATGTCACGGAAAACTGTGGTATGGATGAACACCTTGAAAAGTCTTCCCTTTCGAATAATGAGTGTGGTTCTATTGAGGAAACCAATCCAGAAATACTGAGCAGTAATGATGCCAGAAAAAAGGCTTTAATTGTATCAAAGAAGACGCCAACTGAATGTGCATCTAGTACAGAAAATACATTTGGTGTCAGCAGTAGCTCGGTTTCTAATGCCACTATTTCTGGAACTCCTTCCCCACAGCCTACAAGTCGAAGGCAATCCTTTATTACTTTGGAGAAGTTTGATGGCTCAGAAAATAGACCCTTTAGTCCATCCCCCTTGAATAATATGTCATCAGCTGTTATAGTGAAAAATAACCAGGAAGGCACAGCTAAAACAGATAATCcaccaaaagcaaagaaaagagaagtgGCTCTTTCAAAATCTGACTCTGAAAAAACAGTGCATGGGATTAAGAGATCAGGCCGAAGGTCAAGTAAGCCTGAACCAATAGGGAATAAAAAGTCTAAGCCCTTGATGAGATCTGATCAGGAGAAAAGTACTCGGGAATCTGTTGATGGCATGGTAGCCTTAGAAAATAACCCACCTGGTTTGCTTAATCAAACAGAATGTGTATTAGATAATCAGGTTCATCTCTCTGAGTCTTCAGTGGAGTATGAGGATACGATGCTTAAACCAACAATAGAAAATACTATACTATTAGAAAACAATACCGTAGAGGAGAAGACCTTAGAAATTAATTTGGAATCCAAAGAAAACACACCCCCAGCTATAATAACAACAGATCAGACAGTAACTGAGGATAGTCATGTTCAGATAACTCCAAATCATAAAACCCTTAGACGATCTTTAAGGCGACGTTCAGAAACAGCAGAGCCAACCACTGATAgccaagataaagaaaataatcaaaaaagggaaagacgtaaggaagaagaaaagactcTGCAGAGGAGTCCATTGCATGTAAAAGATGATGTTTTACCTAAGCAAAAATTGATTTCTGAACAAACTGTACAGGAAAATTTaattgagaaaggaaataatttacaTGAGAAGACTTCTGGGGAAACCAGTGCTAATGCTGAAATTGATGAAAATAGAAGAAAGCCAGATCTTGAGACTACTAAATCTGAGGGAGATGGTGCCCAGGACATTGCAGATAAATCCTCTGAGAAACCAGTAAGGGGACGAACACGGTATCAAACAAGAAGAGCATGCCAGGGTTTACTTTCCAGCATTGAAAACTCAGAATCTGATAGTTCTGAGGCAAAAGAAGAAGGttctaaaaagaaaagatctggaaaatggaaaaacaaaagcagtGACAATGTTGACATCGAAGATCAAGAAGAGAAGATGGTAAAACAGGAATGTATGAAGGTTGAAAGTCAGACACATGATTATAAAGGGAATTCTGAAGTAGACAAAGATACAAAATCTCAGATCTGTAAAAAAGAGGAAAGTAATATTGTAACTCTTCAAGATTCTACAATATCTTCAGAATTATTACAAGTTTCTGGTGATGTATCAAATACTTATgagggaaaaagtaaaactaacaAATGTGCAGAACATTCCTTTTCAAATCCTTCTGTACCAGAATCAAATCTAAGGACTAGAAATGCCAATAAAAGATTACATAAGCGAGATTCTCTAGAAAATAGTGTGGGTGAATcctcaaaaacagaaacatcagACATTTCTTTGCTTTCTGAAAAAACTCTTGAAATACTTGAATGCCAACACAAGAGAAGTAGGAGGGTGAGGAGATCTAAAGGTTGTGATTGCTGTGGAGAAAAATCACAACCTCAGGAAAAGTCATTCATTGGGTTAAAGAGTACAGAGAATTATGATGTAAAAGTCAGCGAAACGAAAAAGACAGATGTGCAGACACCTGTAACTATATCAGAAACTTCTAAAGCTGATCTGTACTCAGAAGTAAAACTTTCAGATGAGCATCATAGTGTGAATTTTCATTTGGATCTCAAGGAGGAGAATGATACTATTAATGATTCATTAATTATATCTGAAACTGAGTTGAAAGAAAATACTATTCAAGACTTTCTTCCTtctgaaatggtaaattttaaagaagaaacttgTGATAGGGATTCTGAGGAAGCAATATCTCCTGAAAGCCAGGAGCCatctaataaaaaatgtaaaactattgACCCATGTTTAGGTGACTCCAAAGATATTTCACTGGAATGTTTTACTTTGGAGACCAAAGAAGAAAAGCCAGAGGCTATCCCCCAAAAGGAATTGAGTATTATAGAGAACCTTGCTAATGTTGAAGCAAATGCAGAATTGAATCCAGGAGAAGTAGATGCTATGGAATTGAATGCAGAAAATGATAAATCTGAAGCTAGCTTCTCTGAACAAAAGAGTGTCAAAACTGATATTTCAGAGGAAGAGGTAAcagaggaaaacagtcaaagaacGGATGCACCTGAAGAACTGAGTGCTAATGAAGCAATAACTGAGGAATTTAACTCAGGTATTGGTCATTCTGATAATACCACACCTGTAAAAGTGAGTGCTCAGTTAGAGATTTCTGAACAAATAGCAGTTGGGGAACTAGACAGAGGAAGTGATGAATCTGATCCAGGCTCATCTGGAGAAATGAATGCTGAAATGGAAAATTGTGAAGAAACAATGATTGGTGAGGTGACTGCTGAAACTGACCGTGTGAATGAAACAGAGGATGAGGACTTAACTACCAAAGCCTCTAAGCCGATAGAAGCTGAAACAAAGAGATTGAATGTAGAAATCGATAGCTTTGTTCCTGACACACTTGAGATGAGCACTGAAGAAGGAGAGGTTGACTCtaataaaactgaaacaaataTTGAACCTAATAAATTTGAGGAAACAAAATTAGATGACAATCAGATGGTAGTGGGAAATGATGGAATTTTACCGGAAGTTCACCATACTTCAGAAAAAGTGGAGGAGACACCACAACCTCTGACAGCTGAAACAGCTGTTTCTGAACTGGTATCAGAAGACAATAATACGTCTCCTCAAAAATTAAGGGATCTTGATCCTTTACTCATGTCAGCAAATGACAGTCCTAGTGGCATGCAGACACGCTGTGTCtggtctcctttggcttctccATCCACCAGCATTTTAAAGAGAGGACTAAAAAGACCCCAAGAAGATGAGATCTCATCACCTGTTCACAAG GTTCGCCGTGTCTCCTTTGCAGATCCTATATACCAAGCAGGATTGGCAGATGACATTGATAGGCGATGCTCTATTGTTAGGTGCCATTCTTCACATAGTTCTCCCATAGTAAAAAGTATTAAAACTTCACCTACTGCGCAATCTAAG ATTGCAGAAATGGCTAAGGAATCTGTGCCATGTCCAACAGAAAGTGTTTACCCTGCTTTGGTGAACTGTGTAGCACCAGTTGACATCATTTTACCTCAGATTACGTCCAACATGTG GGCAAGAGGACTGGGACAACTCATTAGAGCcaagaatataaaaacaattgGTGATTTGAGTACTCTTACAGCATCTGAAATAAAAACTCTTCCTATCCGTTCTCCAAAGGTGTCTAATGTAAAAAAGGCTCTCAGAGTATATCATGAGCAGCAG GTGAAGTCTCGTGGACTAGAAGAGATTCCAGTTTTTGATATTTCCGAAAAAACagtaaatgaaatggaaaataaatctaTTTCTCCTGATGAAGAAAGACTTGCCTCAG atTTAATTGATCCTGTTGCTTTAGAGACTCCGTTATCTAAAAATCTTGTGACCCAGATTAGTGCACTTGCTCTTCAACTAGATTCAGAAGATCTCCATAATTATTCAGGAAGCCAGCTATTTGAAATGCATGAGAAACTTGGTAGCATGGCAAACTCTATAATTAAAAATCTGCAGTCACGTTGGAGGTCACCAGCCCATGAAAATTCTATTTAG